In the genome of Aspergillus flavus chromosome 8, complete sequence, one region contains:
- a CDS encoding MFS multidrug transporter, whose translation MTVQPPMHWEHHPHNPFNWPRWKKWMSMLTSCWVTFIVGLNATSITTAADAISSEFHLANGIFEYNFFAVTAWNAAAAFVPLATLPLMETYGMRFGFLVAYGLFTIFLIPQALAQNFATLVICRAIAGAFGGTLQNCADGIASNLFLHHRERVFPLTLYTFTLLFGVTMGPVLGAIAEPLGWRWIFWIELIIYGAFTPVVLFCMKETRGPLLRVKFMPDEASPRASDDSETLATFQETIARSAVLLTTEPTITSFTLWSAFAFGLVFISTQSIPLVFSDTYGWPSYTDGVVQAAIGVGQVIGLLACTLQNRVYTRSASHNPDSPGIPIPEYILHLSIPSTALALAGGLFMYGWGIYQSHWIVLAVALALIGYASMVIVTAVSIYITDSYAGYAASAIAAVAFGENIFAAFLPLAAKPMYVRLGYQWASSLLAFVALALTLAPVVLLLKGRTIRAKSVAIKKMSHSHS comes from the exons ATGACAGTTCAGCCTCCGATGCACTGGGAGCACCATCCCCATAATCCATTCAACTGGCCGCGatggaagaaatggatgTCGATGTTAACATCATGTTGGGTCACCTTCATTGTTGGGTTGAACGCCACGTCTATCACCACCGCAGCCGACGCAATATCCTCCGAGTTTCATTTGGCTAATGGAATATTTGAGTATAACTTTTTTGCCGTTACGGCATGGAACGCTGCGGCGGCATTTGTTCCGCTAGCGACTCTCCCATTAATGGAGACTTACGGCATGAGATTTGGCTTTCTG GTGGCATATGGTCTCTTTACGATCTTTCTGATCCCACAGGCCTTGGCCCAAAATTTCGCTACGCTTGTCATTTGCCGGGCCATTGCTGGGGCTTTCGGAGGAACTTTGCAAAATTGCGCAGATGGAATAGCTTCGAACCTGTTCTTGCATCACCGAGAGCGAGTCTTCCCTCTAACCTTGTATACATTCACCTTATTGTTTGGGGTGACAATGGGCCCTGTTCTGGGTGCTATTGCGGAGCCATTGGGGTGGCGATG GATATTCTGGATTGAATTGATTATATACGGCGCATTCACCCCGGTTGTTCTGTTTTGTATGAAGGAAACCCGAGGCCCATTACTTCGCGTGAAGTTTATGCCTGACGAAGCTTCGCCGAGGGCGTCAGACGATAGCGAGACCCTGGCAACATTCCAGGAAACAATAGCCCGATCAGCTGTTCTTCTCACAACCGAGCCAACGATCACCTCCTTTACATTGTGGTCCGCATTTGCGTTTGGCTTGGTCTTCATTTCCACGCAGTCAATCCCCCTCGTGTTCAGCGACACTTATGGCTGGCCATCGTACACCGACGGTGTAGTCCAGGCTGCTATAGGCGTTGGTCAAGTCATTGGGCTCCTCGCATGCACTTTACAAAACCGAGTCTACACCCGAAGTGCTTCACACAACCCGGATAGTCCTGGCATCCCAATACCTGAGTATATTCTGCATCTTTCCATTCCAAGCACAGCCCTTGCGCTAGCGGGTGGCCTCTTCATGTATGGTTGGGGTATATACCAGTCACACTGGATTGTACTTGCAGTGGCCCTAGCTCTGATCGGCTATGCAAGCATGGTTATAGTCACCGCGGTTAGTATCTATATCACAGACTCCTATGCCGGATATGCGGCCAGTGCTATCGCAGCTGTCGCATTCGGAGAGAACATCTTCGCGGCATTCTTGCCACTAGCAGCCAAGCCAATGTATGTTCGGCTGGGTTACCAGTGGGCGAGTAGTCTACTAGCATTTGTGGCACTGGCGCTGACTCTAGCACCTGTGGTTTTACTATTGAAAGGAAGAACCATCCGAGCGAAGAGTGTAGCAATCAAAAAGATGTCGCATTCCCATTCTTGA